Proteins encoded in a region of the Streptomyces violaceoruber genome:
- a CDS encoding restriction endonuclease → MAQRGSGRGNDYQRHQQALRRAQEQRARQAERERKAAETASKRQERERKAAYQEQQAEQAQVRTIGVEHEVEQLGQLLRAALVGDPPTTFERRRRAHTPRALDERPWSRPEPSPRWEEFVPPEPGGLAAVLGLGRKRYEAEVAEARVRFVEAQDRHRRAEEKRLATLERKRAEHRQAEARALDEVAAFNSKLDEEREAYRAGEPAAVEAHLGAVLDASEYPLGFPHEHRIAFRPATGDVLVEIHMPPEAIVPTARGYRYVKNRDETTVLPRPEKERKEIYASVLAQVALRTVHEVLTSDPDRIVNGVILNGHVRTIDRATGQEVSPCLVTLSASREQFGRLRLSQVDPAQCLRGLNALVSPNPYDLEPIRPIVEFDLSKYRLMDSMDVVAGLDSRPVLVKLTPTEFEHLIRQLFEAIGMEAWNTQASKDEGVDAVAVSKDPVFNGECIIQAKRYSKLVGVESVQALAGVVEHKRAAKGVLITTSWFGRASHDFARQHGRLQLIEGPELKYLIKEHLGKDVIPGPVPPKRRPSR, encoded by the coding sequence GTGGCGCAACGGGGCAGCGGCCGAGGCAACGACTATCAGCGGCACCAGCAAGCTTTACGACGTGCCCAGGAGCAACGGGCACGCCAAGCGGAGCGGGAACGCAAGGCCGCTGAGACGGCCAGCAAGCGGCAGGAACGCGAGCGGAAGGCCGCATATCAGGAGCAGCAGGCCGAACAGGCGCAGGTTCGCACGATCGGGGTCGAGCACGAGGTCGAGCAGCTCGGACAGTTGCTCCGTGCCGCGTTGGTTGGCGATCCGCCAACGACCTTTGAGCGCCGGCGGAGGGCTCACACGCCGAGAGCGTTAGACGAGCGTCCTTGGTCTCGTCCGGAGCCTTCACCGCGCTGGGAGGAGTTCGTACCACCGGAACCCGGTGGTCTGGCTGCTGTCCTGGGTCTTGGCAGGAAGCGCTATGAAGCTGAGGTTGCCGAGGCGCGTGTGCGGTTCGTCGAGGCACAAGATCGCCACAGGCGGGCCGAAGAGAAGCGGCTGGCAACGCTGGAGCGGAAGCGTGCCGAGCATCGCCAGGCCGAAGCGCGGGCCCTTGACGAGGTGGCGGCCTTCAACTCGAAGCTGGACGAGGAGCGCGAGGCGTACAGGGCCGGGGAGCCTGCGGCGGTCGAGGCTCATCTAGGAGCCGTTCTGGATGCGTCGGAGTATCCATTGGGCTTCCCCCACGAGCATCGAATCGCCTTCCGTCCTGCCACCGGTGACGTACTCGTTGAGATCCACATGCCGCCTGAGGCGATCGTTCCAACCGCGCGTGGCTACCGGTACGTGAAGAACCGAGACGAGACGACCGTCCTGCCTCGTCCGGAGAAGGAGCGTAAGGAGATCTACGCCTCCGTTCTGGCACAAGTGGCTCTGAGGACAGTGCATGAGGTCTTGACGAGCGATCCGGACCGGATCGTCAATGGCGTGATCCTGAACGGCCATGTGAGAACCATCGACCGGGCCACGGGTCAGGAGGTCTCACCCTGTCTGGTGACGCTCAGCGCCAGCAGGGAGCAGTTCGGGAGGCTCCGTCTCAGTCAGGTTGATCCGGCGCAGTGCCTCAGGGGACTCAACGCTCTGGTGTCTCCCAATCCCTACGATCTCGAACCGATCCGCCCCATCGTCGAGTTCGACCTGTCGAAGTACCGGCTCATGGACAGCATGGATGTAGTCGCCGGCCTGGACAGCAGGCCTGTGCTGGTGAAGCTGACGCCCACCGAGTTCGAGCACCTGATTCGCCAACTGTTCGAGGCCATCGGCATGGAGGCCTGGAACACCCAGGCGTCAAAGGACGAGGGCGTTGATGCGGTGGCCGTCAGCAAGGACCCCGTCTTCAACGGTGAGTGCATCATTCAGGCGAAGCGCTACAGCAAGCTCGTGGGTGTTGAGTCCGTCCAGGCGCTCGCCGGAGTGGTCGAGCACAAGCGTGCTGCCAAGGGGGTCCTGATCACCACATCGTGGTTCGGCAGGGCCAGCCACGACTTTGCCCGCCAACATGGTCGGCTCCAGCTCATCGAAGGACCGGAACTCAAGTACCTGATCAAGGAGCACCTTGGCAAGGATGTGATCCCGGGCCCGGTCCCCCCGAAGAGGCGCCCCTCGCGCTGA